One part of the Phragmites australis chromosome 3, lpPhrAust1.1, whole genome shotgun sequence genome encodes these proteins:
- the LOC133913742 gene encoding protein kinase STUNTED-like: MKVSKEQEGSPVEAMDAAEVAVQEEEGCSGKGPEGEPEGRTLVVGVRADAESRALLTWALVNVAATGDRVVAVHVVLASAAEAAAAVDFDAMLGVYEGFCNLKQINLKVKICKDSSVRKALVREASLFGASKVVIGITKKRRAISSSVSVAKYCAKKLPAKCAVLAVNNGKIVFRRESNVHSGKVSAEVPPCAGDEMYCVVPFQARQVKGDTLSLDEPKDDGGGDSTHDVGTKGSKPEDVITEEQPVSSVDPADLSRDQVRIFTDPSGKAEESTSEQKDESSALPGEGASVLYCVLPTRIGDSVASTSSRQDHDSVDLPAEGAGELYCLLPPRNGHSGRNIGDSKRSTASQKDDKPANMSLEGDGDLYCRLPRNRHSGRSYGGSKRSVGINDVIRRSSSFSSDINLSSETSPSKRDGSVCTAATERTSSTVSTEAEDSPRDTTRNAETLSSPMSLRRMVEGRSDRCHLRRRIFSHHRSSSFEWAKISMVQWAMRLPSRYTSVHPDSKSLKSDASPRFNCDSETEPTSAVESESMFSFSLYDVAWPPSKLESLRQKYSSVCRLFSYEELKLATANYSPDMLIGKGGTSQVYKARLFDGTFSAIKILKPSVDALHEFITEVEILTSLQHENVVALRGFCFENYSLVLVYDYMPQGSLDKALHGKKDDRNSLSWERRNKIATDIARALEFLHHGDVTQAVVHGDVKSSNVLLSEDFGAWLCDFGLAKQVSASTPHLTCTDITGTFGYLAPECFSYGRVNEKIDVYAFGVVVLEIISGRRPITPGSAKGQESLVGWAKPLLSSGEIKQLVDPFLGNNYDCDEMERMTLAASLCTRTSSHSRPEMSLVLKLLQGDDETIHWARSQVTASFDGSDEETATPDSNMQSHLNLALLGVEDDTLSHCSSTERTVDTSADGYWSRSSSFD, encoded by the exons ATGAAGGTATCCAAGGAGCAGGAAGGGTCGCCGGTGGAGGCCATGGACGCCGCGGAGGTGGCGgtccaggaggaggaggggtgctcggggaagGGCCCGGAAGGGGAGCCGGAGGGGAGGACACTGGTGGTCGGCGTGCGGGCGGACGCCGAGAGCCGGGCGCTGCTCACATGGGCGCTCGTCAATGTGGCGGCGACCGGGGACCGCGTCGTGGCCGTCCACGTTGTGCTGGCCtccgcggcggaggcggccgcCGCGGTGGACTTCGACGCCATGCTCGGCGTCTACGAAGGATTCTGCAACCTCAAGCAG ATCAATCTAAAGGTGAAAATTTGCAAGGACTCGTCGGTTCGCAAGGCGCTAGTTCGTGAGGCCAGCCTGTTTGGGGCCTCCAAGGTTGTCATCGGCATCACCAAGAAAAGGCGCGCAATTTC CTCCTCAGTGTCCGTTGCGAAGTATTGCGCAAAGAAGCTGCCCGCAAAGTGTGCGGTCCTCGCCGTGAACAATGGCAAGATCGTGTTCCGGAGAGAATCAAATGTCCATTCAGGCAAGGTCTCAGCAGAAGTTCCTCCCTGTGCTGGTGATGAGATGTATTGCGTGGTGCCGTTCCAAGCCCGCCAAGTTAAAGGGGACACGTTATCTTTAGATGAACCTAAAGATGATGGTGGGGGTGACAGCACGCATGATGTTGGCACAAAGGGCAGTAAGCCGGAGGACGTCATCACGGAAGAACAGCCGGTCTCGAGCGTGGACCCTGCAGATTTGTCAAGGGATCAGGTTCGGATTTTTACAGATCCTTCTGGCAAGGCTGAAGAGTCAACCAGCGAACAGAAAGATGAATCTTCTGCGCTTCCAGGTGAGGGTGCAAGCGTGTTGTACTGTGTTCTTCCGACGAGGATCGGCGATTCAGTTGCAAGTACATCAAGTAGGCAAGACCATGATTCAGTGGATCTGCCAGCTGAAGGGGCTGGGGAGCTATACTGCTTATTGCCCCCAAGGAATGGCCATTCAGGGAGGAATATTGGTGATTCTAAGCGTTCAACTGCAAGTCAGAAAGACGATAAACCTGCCAATATGTCTCTTGAAGGAGATGGTGACCTGTACTGCCGGCTGCCGAGGAATAGACATTCGGGTAGGAGTTATGGGGGATCTAAACGTTCTGTTGGTATAAATGATGTGATTAGGCGCAGCAGTAGTTTCTCCAGTGATATTAATTTGAGCTCGGAGACATCACCTAGTAAGAGGGATGGCTCAGTTTGCACGGCTGCCACTGAACGAACTTCTTCCACCGTATCCACAGAAGCTGAGGATTCGCCAAGAGACACCACACGAAATGCTGAAACCCTGAGTTCTCCTATGTCACTGAGAAGGATGGTAGAAGGAAGATCCGACCGATGTCATCTCCGTAGGAGAATCTTCAGCCATCATAGAAGTTCATCTTTTGAATGGGCAAAAATCTCGATGGTTCAATGGGCGATGAGGCTTCCAAGCCGTTACACTTCAGTCCACCCAGACAGCAAATCATTGAAATCGGATGCAAGTCCAAGGTTTAACTGTGATTCTGAAACTGAACCAACTTCAGCTGTTGAGTCAGAATCAatgttttctttctctttgtatGATGTAGCCTGGCCCCCAAGCAAATTGGAATCTCTTCGACAGAAGTACTCTTCAGTGTGTAGGCTGTTTAGTTATGAAGAACTGAAGCTTGCAACGGCGAACTACTCACCAG ATATGTTAATTGGGAAGGGTGGAACCAGCCAAGTTTACAAGGCACGACTATTTGATGGCACATTTTCCGCCATAAAGATTCTGAAACCCTCGGTTGATGCACTACATGAGTTTATTACGGAGGTTGAGATTTTAACCAGCTTGCAACATGAAAACGTTGTCGCGCTAAGGGGATTCTGCTTTGAAAACTACAGTCTTGTGTTGGTATATGATTACATGCCCCAAGGAAGCTTGGACAAAGCTCTTCATG GCAAGAAGGATGACAGGAATTCCCTTAGCTGGGAGAGGAGAAATAAGATAGCAACCGACATTGCAAGAGCACTTGAATTTCTCCATCATGGTGATGTGACGCAAGCTGTGGTTCATGGAGATGTTAAGTCTTCAAATGTCCTCCTTTCAGAGGATTTTGGGGCATGG CTGTGTGATTTTGGGCTGGCAAAGCAAGTGTCAGCTTCGACTCCCCACCTAACATGTACTGACATCACTGGAACTTTCGG GTACCTGGCTCCCGAGTGTTTTTCGTACGGGAGGGTCAATGAGAAGATCGATGTTTATGCATTTGGAGTTGTAGTGCTAGAGATTATTTCAGGAAGGAGACCCATTACACCAGGAAGTGCAAAGGGTCAGGAAAGCCTGGTTGGGTGG GCAAAGCCTTTACTGTCCAGTGGAGAAATTAAACAACTGGTTGATCCATTTTTGGGAAATAATTATGATTGCGATGAAATGGAGAGGATGACGCTTGCCGCTTCGCTGTGCACAAGGACATCTTCTCATTCTCGACCAGAAATGTCACTA GTCTTGAAACTGCTTCAAGGGGACGATGAAACGATCCACTGGGCAAGGTCACAAGTCACCGCCAGTTTTGATGGTTCGGATGAGGAGACTGCAACTCCTGACTCAAACATGCAGTCACATCTTAACCTTGCATTGCTTGGAGTGGAGGATGACACCCTCTCGCACTGCAGCAGCACTGAACGGACTGTGGACACCTCCGCTGACGGTTACTGGAGCCGATCGTCGAGCTTTGATTAG
- the LOC133911301 gene encoding uncharacterized protein LOC133911301, whose product MALDESFKRPGSIPFKWEVQPGIPKHQPPGDRSTTATATPMLPPTTPRLATPPGARVSTLASASRPLSPPLPSSSSSSHRRSMSARFATSLVLPFTRRPRRGRSKDDVDFCVLYGQKTA is encoded by the coding sequence ATGGCGTTGGACGAGTCATTCAAGAGGCCTGGCTCCATCCCCTTCAAGTGGGAGGTGCAGCCGGGCATCCCAAAGCACCAGCCGCCCGGTGACCGCAGCaccacggccacggccacgcCGATGCTCCCTCCAACTACTCCAAGGCTAGCGACTCCTCCTGGTGCCCGCGTCAGCACGCTCGCCTCCGCGTCCCGGCCGCTCTCGCCACCGctgccgtcgtcgtcgtcgtcgtcgcacAGGAGGTCTATGTCCGCACGCTTCGCGACGTCGCTAGTGTTGCCGTtcacgcggcggccgaggcggggccGGTCCAAGGATGATGTCGACTTCTGCGTCCTGTACGGCCAGAAGACTGCGTAG
- the LOC133913741 gene encoding protein DETOXIFICATION 54-like — MAIPLQGKAARQQREDGKGGGQVDAGGDDQPSAAAELRALWSMAAPITALNCVVYLRAMVSVLCLGRLGPLDLAGGALAIGLTNITGHSVLFGLASGLEPLCAQAFGSRNYDLLTLSLQRAMLLLLIAAVPIALLWLNVGPILVALGQDPTISASAAAYAAYALPDLAASTVLQPLRVYLRSQGITKPMAACSAIAVALHVPLNVLLVFGLGFGVRGVAAAQALTNTNMVLFLLAYIKWARACEDTWRGWARPAAVASGLAGLVSLAIPSCVGVCLEWWWYEVVTVLAGYLPNPAATVGAAGVLIQTTSLMYTVPMALAACVSTRVGNELGAGKPRRARMAAIVALGCALVIGVIHVAWTVAFSRQWVRLFTTEASVVRLASAAMPIIGLCELGNCPQTTGCGVLRGTARPAVGARINLLSFYLVGTPVAVYLAFGARAGFRGLWYGLLSAQAACVALVLAAVVWRTDWHVEALRAKKLAGLELATATTTEESKRLVAVNREPPEDV; from the exons ATGGCGATCCCGCTCCAGGGTAAGGCGGCGCGGCAGCAGCGGGAGGACGGGAAGGGCGGGGGCCAGGTGGACGCGGGCGGCGACGACCAGCCGTCCGCAGCGGCGGAGCTGCGGGCGCTGTGGAGCATGGCGGCGCCGATCACGGCGCTCAACTGCGTCGTGTACCTGCGGGCGATGGTGTCCGTGCTCTGCCTCGGCCGCCTCGGCCCGCTCGACCTCGCGGGCGGCGCGCTCGCCATCGGGCTCACCAACATCACGGGCCACAGCGTGCTCTTCGGCCTCGCGTCGGGGCTCGAGCCGCTCTGCGCGCAGGCCTTCGGCTCCCGCAACTACGACCTCCTCACCCTCTCCCTGCAGCGCGCCATGCTGCTGCTCCTCATCGCCGCGGTGCCCATCGCGCTGCTCTGGCTGAACGTCGGCCCCATCCTCGTCGCGCTCGGCCAGGACCCCACcatctccgcctccgccgcggcctACGCAGCGTACGCGCTCCCGGACCTCGCCGCCAGCACCGTGCTCCAGCCGCTGCGAGTGTACCTCCGCTCGCAGGGCATCACCAAGCCCATGGCTGCCTGCTCCGCAATCGCCGTCGCGCTGCACGTCCCGCTCAACGTCCTGCTCGTCTTCGGCCTCGGTTTCGGCGTGCGCGGCGTCGCGGCCGCGCAGGCGCTCACAAACACCAACATGGTGCTGTTCCTCCTCGCGTACATCAAATGGGCGCGCGCGTGCGAGGACACGTGGAGGGGCTGGGCGCGCCCCGCGGCGGTGGCCAGCGGGCTGGCCGGGCTCGTCAGCCTCGCCATCCCCAGCTGCGTCGGCGTCTGCCTCGAGTGGTGGTGGTACGAGGTGGTCACCGTGCTCGCCGGGTACCTGCCGAACCCCGCCGCCACTGTCGGCGCCGCCGGCGTGCTCATCCAGACCACCAGTCTCATGTACACCGTTCCCATGGCGCTCGCGGCCTGCGTATCTACCAGG GTGGGCAACGAGCTGGGCGCCGGCAAGCCTCGTCGGGCGAGGATGGCGGCGATTGTGGCGCTCGGGTGCGCGCTGGTGATCGGCGTCATCCACGTGGCCTGGACCGTGGCGTTCAGCCGGCAGTGGGTGCGTCTCTTCACGACGGAGGCATCGGTGGTGCGGCTGGCCTCCGCGGCGATGCCCATCATCGGGCTGTGCGAGCTGGGCAACTGCCCGCAGACGACGGGGTGCGGCGTGCTGCGCGGGACCGCGCGCCCGGCCGTCGGCGCGCGCATCAACCTGCTCTCCTTCTACCTCGTCGGCACCCCCGTCGCCGTGTACCTGGCGTTCGGCGCCCGGGCCGGGTTCCGCGGGCTCTGGTACGGCCTGCTCTCTGCGCAGGCCGCGTGCGTGGCGCTCGTCCTCGCCGCCGTGGTGTGGCGCACCGACTGGCACGTCGAGGCGCTGCGCGCCAAGAAGCTGGCTGGCCTCGAGCTCGCGACGGCCACCACCACCGAGGAGAGCAAGCGCCTCGTGGCTGTCAACCGCGAGCCGCCAGAGGACGTGTAG
- the LOC133913740 gene encoding uncharacterized protein LOC133913740, with amino-acid sequence MRASAVSAMFCRRRCFAAANRIRPLVRAFCDAPALRPDSASGGAPRSQDHTEKVGGARCTPDVLDVAIVGGGMVGLAVACALSNMPLTKHLRVAIIDSNPALKSRNYLPKNSIPDSRVSTVTPATISFFKDIGAWEHVQQQRHAFFGKMQVWDYTGLGYTRYNARDVGKEHLGCVVENKVLCNSLLLRLQEELDDIEDMIYPTRLVSLTFPSKNKQAGMKAASSEAASGGHTSEELYRSNLVKLDLSDGQTLYSKLVIGADGSKSNVRQIAGIKTTGWNYPQSAIICTVEHVVENDCAWQRFLPSGPFALLPIGDNFSNIVWTMSPEESLRHKSMSPEEFVMLVNDALDFGYGQHPRSSTLDYYMEKLFSGIGSTAASTKECFEVPPKATGVISERMAFPLSLMHSHDYVSKRLALVGDAAHTVHPLAGQGVNLGFGDAAALAKVIAEGVSMGSDVGDLSLLQRYEKDRKVANVAMTAVLDGFQKMYSVDFGPLNVVRAAAFHGAQYISPLKRNIISYAMGDTKWPLVS; translated from the exons ATGCGCGCCTCCGCCGTCTCCGCTATGTTCTGCAGGAGAAG ATGCTTCGCAGCGGCGAATCGGATCCGGCCTCTCGTCAGGGCCTTCTGCGACGCGCCGGCTTTGCGCCCGGATTCAGCGTCCGGCGGGGCGCCCAGATCACAG GATCATACCGAGAAAGTTGGTGGCGCGAGGTGTACGCCTGATGTGCTCGACGTTGCTATCGTTGGTGGAGGCATGGTGGGCTTGGCTGTTGCTTGTGCATTGT CCAATATGCCATTAACAAAACATCTGAGAGTTGCTATTATCGATAGCAACCCTGCGCTGAAGTCAAGAAATTATCTGCCAAAAAACAGTATACCCGATTCAAGGGTCAGTACTGTTACTCCTGCAACCATTTCCTTCTTCAAAG ACATTGGCGCATGGGAGCATGTTCAACAGCAAAGACATGCTTTCTTTGGTAAAATGCAG GTGTGGGATTACACTGGACTTGGATACACGAGGTATAATGCAAGAGATGTGGGCAAAGAACACCTTGG ATGTGTGGTGGAGAACAAGGTGCTTTGCAACTCTCTGCTGTTACGTTTACAG GAAGAATTGGATGATATCGAAGATATGATATATCCTACCAGATTGGTGTCTCTTACTTTCCCATCAAAAAACAAACAAGCAGGAATGAAGGCAGCATCAAGTGAAGCAGCATCTGGTGGTCATACTTCAGAAGAATTATACCGCAGTAATTTAGTTAAACTTGACCTCAGTGATGGACAGACTTTGTATTCCAAATTGGTG ATAGGAGCAGATGGTTCCAAGTCTAATGTGAGACAGATTGCAGGCATAAAAACAACTGGTTGGAATTATCCACAAAGTGCAATTATCTGTACTGTGGAGCATGTTGTGGAAAATGATTGTGCATGGCAGAGGTTTCTCCCTTCTGGTCCATTTGCACTACTTCCGATAGGTGACAACTTCAGCAATATTGTGTGGACAATGAGTCCGGAGGAATCTCTGCGCCATAAGTCAATGAGCCCTGAAGAGTTTGTGATGTTGGTGAACGATGCATTGGATTTCGGTTATGGTCAACATCCTCGCTCTAGTACTCTTGATTATTACATGGAAAAGTTATTTTCTGGTATCGGGAGCACGGCAGCATCTACAAAAGAATGCTTTGAAGTACCACCAAAAGCAACCGGTGTAATCTCTGAGAGAATGGCATTTCCATTGTCACTGATGCATTCCCATGATTATGTTTCGAAAAGGCTGGCACTAGTTGGAGATGCTGCTCATACAGTCCACCCCTTAGCCGGCCAAGGTGTCAACTTGGGCTTTGGAGATGCTGCTGCTTTAGCAAAAGTTATTGCTGAAGGAGTTTCCATGGGCTCTGATGTTGGGGAT CTCTCTTTGCTACAACGGTATGAGAAAGACCGAAAGGTCGCCAATGTTGCGATGACAGCAGTGCTAGATGGTTTCCAGAAGATGTACTCTGTTGATTTTGGACCCCTCAATGTAGTGAGAGCTGCTGCGTTCCACGGTGCCCAGTACATATCACCACTGAAAAGGAACATCATCTCATATGCAATGGGCGACACCAAATGGCCTCTGGTTTCATGA